TTGCTAGCTGTAACGCACGGCGCAAAGCTCGTTGCACAGGCGAGCGTCAATCGCCGCGGTACTCGCAACCACTCGTGCAGGTTTCGTGAAGTCGAATTCTCGATAGCTCCGGTAGTAGCGGCTTGAGTTCATGCCAGATCCATTTGGCCAAGTTCTCGCTGGTGGGGTTTTCCAAACCGGGCAGATCATTTAGATAGTTATGATCGAGCCTCTCATAGATCGGCGTGAAGACTTGCTTTATGTCACCGAAATCCCGAATCCACCCTGTATGAGGATCCACTTCTCCTTGTAGATAAATGGCTATTCGAAACGAATGACCATGAAGGCGCCCACACTTGTGCCCTTCGGGTACGTGCGGCAAGCGGTGCGCTGACTCGAACGTAAACTCCTTGAATATTTCCATTTGACCGATCCCGATAATTCTAAAGCTCCGCCGAGTTTACTGGTTTGCGCGCAACCTGTGGCGCTTGAGCGACTTTTCGTAACGCAAGCCGCGCGAAGCGTTTTATGGCGTTCCGTCTTTTGACAGCCTTTCGGGCATGGGGCAAAGTACCCGGCTTTTGATTGGCATATGCCACTTTGGGGAGTTGAAATGAATGCAGTAGTGGCAGCCGTCAGCATCATGCTGATTCTAAGTCTGTGCAGAGTTCATGTTGTCGTCGCGTTGATTGCCGGAGCCTTGGCTGGTGGAGTCCTGGGTGGGTTAGGACTAGAAGGTAGCTTGGCTGCATTCAACAAGGGGTTAGGTGGAGGCGCGACGGTAGCGCTCTCATATGCGTTGCTGGGGGCGTTTGCCGTTGCTATTGGGAAAAGTGGCCTGGCCCATGCCTTGGCCGACCGGGCGCTGGCGATGGTGGGTAAGCGTGAATCGCACCAGGCCGGTGTGGTGAAGTGGTTAATGATTGGTCTGCTGCTGGCCGTCGCAGTGTCGTCACAGAACATCCTGCCAATCCATATCGCATTTATTCCACTACTGGTTCCACCGTTGCTCTATGTATTGAGCAAGCTGCAGATAGACCGGCGTTTGATTGCCTGCGTGTTGGCATTTGGATTGGTTACGCCCTACATGTTTCTGCCTGTGGGCTTCGGTGGCATCTTCCTGAAAGAAATCCTGCTCGCAAACGTTGCCAAAAGTGGCGTCGATGTCTCGGGCATCAACGTGAGCCAAGCGATGTTGATTCCGGCGCTTGGCATGGTCGTCGGTCTCGTGATCGCGCTGTTCAGCTACCGCAAGCCGCGCACTTACGACCTGACCAAGGTTGACCAATCGCAAGCGGTGAGTGTTCGCTACAGCCCGCTTACTCTGCTGGTTGCCGCGTTGGCCGTTGCAGCTGCGTTTGTCGTGCAGCTCTGGCTGGACTCGATGATCATCGGCGCTCTGGTGGGATTCGTGATTTTCTCGATCTCGGGGGTGGTGCGTTGGAAAGAGGCCGACGACCTGTTTACTGAAGGCATGAAAATGATGGCCATGATCGGTTTCATCATGATCGCCGCTGCCGGCTTCGCAGAGGTCATGCGTGAAACCGGCGATGTGAAAACGCTGGTCGATGCGTCTGCCGAGTGGGTCGGTAACAGCAAAGCCATCGGCGCCCTGATGATGCTGCTGGTGGGGCTGCTGGTCACCATTGGTATCGGATCATCCTTTTCCACTGTCCCTATCATTGCCGCGATCTTCGTGCCGCTCGGGCTGCAGCTAGGGTTCAGCCCGTTGGCCATCGTCAGCTTGGTCGGGACGGCAGGCGCACTGGGAGACGCCGGCTCACCGGCCTCGGATTCCACGCTCGGTCCAACTGCCGGATTGAATGCGGACGGCCAGCATAATCACATTTGGGACACCGTTGTGCCGACCTTCGTGCACTACAACCTCCCGTTGCTGGCGTTCGGCTGGTTCGCTGCGATGACCCTGTGACAGGCTAGCAATTACTGCTCGAACCTCGGTGGCGTCGCCGCAACGGCGGCGCCTTCATCGTTCCGATACCCAATCGATTTAGCACTCCTCACTACGATCGCTGACTAATAGATACAACCGCAGCGATAGGATGATGATTGTGAAATCGACTCTAGAGCAGAAAGTGTTTCTCAGTCTGCTGCTCGTCGTGACGATCGCTTTCGGCTGGATACTGTTTCCTTTCTACGGGGCGGTATTCTGGGCTGTCATTCTTGCGATCATCTTCGCGCCGCTACAGCGCCGTCTCTACCAGTCGCTTGGCAATCGCCGAAACCTCACCGCGTTGATCACTCTACTGGTCTGTTTGATCGTTGCGGTGTTGCCGGTCATCTTGATCACCGGGCTGCTGGTTCAGGAGGGAACGGCGCTTTATAAACAGATCGAAAGCGGTGAGCTCGACGTCGGCAGCCTTGTCGGAAGTGCGAAAGACTTGCTGCCCGCATCGTTGCAGTCGCAACTGCAGCGGTTTGGGTTCGGCGATGTCGATCAGATGCGCGAGCGGTTGGCCAGTGGCGCCCTGGAGGGAAGTCAGTTCCTGGCTACCAAGGCCTTCAGTTTCGGACAGGGGACCTTCCAGTTCCTGGTCAGCTTTTTCGTGATGCTGTATCTGCTGTTCTTTCTGATTCGGGATGGACGCGAACTGGTTGCGCGAATCCGACGAGCTCTGCCGTTGAACGACAATCAGAAACGCCGGCTGTTCAGCAAGTTCACCCGGGTGGTCCGAGCTACCGTCAAGGGCAACATCGTGGTGGCCGCCACTCAAGGGTTCCTCGGTGGCGTCATCTTCGCCATCCTGGCAATTCCGGGTGCATTGTTGTGGGGCGTGCTCATGGCGTTTTTGTCCTTGCTTCCCGCTGTCGGTGCGGGGCTGATCTGGACGCCAGTGGCCATCTACTTCCTGATGAAGGGGATGATCGTTCAGGGCGTGGTGCTCACGCTGTATGGGGTTTTGGTGATCGGCCTTGTCGATAACATCCTGCGTCCGATTCTCGTTGGAAAG
This DNA window, taken from Stutzerimonas stutzeri, encodes the following:
- the queD gene encoding 6-carboxytetrahydropterin synthase QueD, whose translation is MEIFKEFTFESAHRLPHVPEGHKCGRLHGHSFRIAIYLQGEVDPHTGWIRDFGDIKQVFTPIYERLDHNYLNDLPGLENPTSENLAKWIWHELKPLLPELSRIRLHETCTSGCEYRGD
- a CDS encoding Na+/H+ antiporter family protein yields the protein MNAVVAAVSIMLILSLCRVHVVVALIAGALAGGVLGGLGLEGSLAAFNKGLGGGATVALSYALLGAFAVAIGKSGLAHALADRALAMVGKRESHQAGVVKWLMIGLLLAVAVSSQNILPIHIAFIPLLVPPLLYVLSKLQIDRRLIACVLAFGLVTPYMFLPVGFGGIFLKEILLANVAKSGVDVSGINVSQAMLIPALGMVVGLVIALFSYRKPRTYDLTKVDQSQAVSVRYSPLTLLVAALAVAAAFVVQLWLDSMIIGALVGFVIFSISGVVRWKEADDLFTEGMKMMAMIGFIMIAAAGFAEVMRETGDVKTLVDASAEWVGNSKAIGALMMLLVGLLVTIGIGSSFSTVPIIAAIFVPLGLQLGFSPLAIVSLVGTAGALGDAGSPASDSTLGPTAGLNADGQHNHIWDTVVPTFVHYNLPLLAFGWFAAMTL
- a CDS encoding AI-2E family transporter — translated: MVKSTLEQKVFLSLLLVVTIAFGWILFPFYGAVFWAVILAIIFAPLQRRLYQSLGNRRNLTALITLLVCLIVAVLPVILITGLLVQEGTALYKQIESGELDVGSLVGSAKDLLPASLQSQLQRFGFGDVDQMRERLASGALEGSQFLATKAFSFGQGTFQFLVSFFVMLYLLFFLIRDGRELVARIRRALPLNDNQKRRLFSKFTRVVRATVKGNIVVAATQGFLGGVIFAILAIPGALLWGVLMAFLSLLPAVGAGLIWTPVAIYFLMKGMIVQGVVLTLYGVLVIGLVDNILRPILVGKDTKMPDYLVLISTLGGLALFGLNGFVIGPLIAALFMSAWGLFTSAEGRAPN